A genome region from Cyanobacterium stanieri LEGE 03274 includes the following:
- a CDS encoding NAD(P)/FAD-dependent oxidoreductase encodes MNQKITIIGGGAAGFFGAISAATHHPQAQITILEASKKLLGKVKISGGGRCNVTHHCFNPGQLITNYPRGGRELRGAFSRFQPQDTVKWFTDKGVKLKTEADGRMFPITDDSQTIIDCLINTAKSLGIKIKTQTPVKSIKKEGNKFIITLKSGEEFSADKVLIATGSNRLGYQWSEFLGHNIKPPIPSLFTFKINDPRIKDLAGISSENVHIQLKQKKGKKLEQQGPLLITHWGLSGPAVLKLSAWGARVLHDHNYQMELIINWLPEDNPETIKSELNNLKSNKAKQKVINYNGYNLPKRLWQSLVNYSLLSNDKIWAEITKKELEKLAFELTRGVYKIEGKGVFKDEFVTCGGVSLKEIDFKSMESKKCEGLYFAGEILDIDGVTGGFNFQNAWTTGWLFGQHLT; translated from the coding sequence ATGAATCAAAAAATAACCATCATTGGCGGAGGGGCAGCGGGATTTTTTGGCGCTATCAGTGCCGCCACCCATCACCCCCAAGCGCAAATAACCATCCTCGAAGCCAGTAAGAAACTATTAGGCAAAGTCAAAATATCTGGGGGCGGTAGATGTAACGTTACTCACCACTGCTTTAACCCAGGTCAACTAATTACCAACTATCCCCGTGGTGGTAGAGAGTTAAGGGGAGCATTTTCCCGTTTTCAACCCCAAGACACCGTCAAATGGTTTACCGATAAGGGCGTTAAACTAAAAACCGAAGCCGATGGGCGTATGTTTCCTATTACTGATGATTCTCAAACCATTATCGATTGCCTGATAAATACAGCTAAATCATTGGGTATTAAAATCAAAACCCAAACCCCCGTTAAAAGTATCAAGAAAGAAGGAAATAAATTTATTATTACCCTCAAATCAGGGGAAGAATTTTCAGCAGATAAAGTTTTAATCGCCACAGGAAGTAATAGATTAGGTTATCAATGGTCAGAATTTTTAGGACATAATATTAAACCTCCTATTCCTTCATTATTTACTTTTAAAATAAATGATCCTAGAATCAAAGACTTAGCAGGAATTAGCTCAGAAAATGTTCATATTCAGCTAAAACAAAAAAAAGGAAAAAAGTTGGAACAACAAGGCCCTTTATTAATTACCCATTGGGGTTTAAGTGGCCCTGCTGTGCTTAAGTTATCAGCTTGGGGAGCAAGGGTATTGCATGATCATAATTATCAGATGGAGTTAATTATTAATTGGCTACCTGAAGACAATCCAGAAACTATTAAATCAGAATTAAACAATTTAAAAAGTAATAAAGCAAAGCAAAAAGTTATTAACTACAATGGTTATAATTTACCTAAGAGATTATGGCAAAGTTTGGTAAATTATAGTTTATTAAGTAATGATAAAATTTGGGCAGAAATCACAAAAAAAGAATTAGAAAAATTAGCATTTGAATTGACAAGGGGAGTTTATAAAATAGAAGGGAAAGGGGTTTTTAAAGATGAATTTGTGACCTGTGGCGGTGTTTCCCTAAAAGAAATTGATTTTAAAAGTATGGAAAGTAAAAAGTGTGAAGGGCTTTATTTTGCAGGGGAAATATTAGATATTGATGGAGTGACGGGGGGATTTAACTTTCAAAATGCTTGGACTACAGGCTGGTTATTTGGACAACATTTGACCTAA
- a CDS encoding SDR family oxidoreductase, with protein MKILVVGATGTLGRQIVRHALDNDYEVRCLVRNTGKASFLKEWGAELIVGDICKPETLPPALKEVDAVVDAATTRATSSLSIKQVDWQGKVNLIQATQEADIKRYIFFSIVNAKEFENVPLMNIKYCTELFLQESGLDYTIFQLAGFMQGLIPQYGIPILDNQPVWVSGENTPIAYMNTQDVAKFVINALEIPETNKQTFPIMGDRAWSGEEIIRLCERLSGKEAKVSRIPIGLLRFLRGFTRWFGWTLNASDRLAFAEVIAGGKPMNAPMDDVYEKLQVDRDDITKLEDYLEEYFTRIMKKVREIDLEQSKKKKKKKGSFFK; from the coding sequence ATGAAAATATTAGTAGTTGGAGCAACAGGCACACTGGGAAGACAAATTGTGCGCCATGCCCTAGATAATGATTATGAAGTACGTTGTTTGGTCAGAAATACAGGAAAAGCTAGTTTTTTAAAAGAGTGGGGAGCGGAATTAATTGTTGGGGATATTTGTAAGCCAGAAACTTTACCCCCAGCCTTAAAAGAAGTTGATGCAGTAGTGGATGCGGCTACCACCAGGGCGACAAGTTCGTTGAGTATTAAGCAGGTGGATTGGCAGGGTAAGGTTAATTTGATTCAGGCTACCCAAGAAGCTGATATTAAACGTTATATCTTCTTTAGTATTGTGAATGCTAAGGAATTTGAAAATGTTCCTCTGATGAATATTAAATATTGTACTGAGTTATTTTTACAGGAGTCGGGGTTGGATTATACTATCTTCCAATTAGCTGGATTTATGCAGGGTTTGATTCCTCAATATGGTATTCCTATTTTGGATAATCAACCTGTGTGGGTGAGTGGGGAAAATACTCCCATTGCTTATATGAATACTCAGGATGTGGCAAAATTTGTGATTAATGCCCTTGAGATTCCCGAAACCAATAAGCAAACTTTCCCGATTATGGGCGATCGCGCCTGGAGCGGAGAAGAAATAATTAGGTTATGTGAAAGACTCTCAGGAAAAGAAGCCAAAGTTTCCCGCATTCCCATCGGGCTATTAAGATTTTTAAGGGGCTTTACCCGTTGGTTTGGTTGGACACTAAACGCCTCAGATCGTCTTGCTTTTGCCGAAGTCATTGCAGGGGGTAAACCCATGAATGCCCCCATGGATGATGTCTATGAAAAATTACAAGTTGACCGAGATGATATTACCAAACTAGAAGACTACTTAGAAGAATATTTCACCCGCATCATGAAAAAAGTCAGAGAAATTGACTT